CTTGGTAACAGTTGGACTTCCACTGTGTACTGGATATGGTGGAGTTTGCAGGTTTGAGAGGTGATGCTCTAACAAGTTGCTTCACTGCATTTTATGGAGCTAATGATCAGTGACAGTTGGTACATCAGATTATCAGGCTGCTTTGATCTCAGTGGGGCATGCTTCTTAAGTATGATTCATAGATAGCTTTGGCTTTGTGGAATTGGGTGAAGAGCCATTcaatggaaaatatcacagtgTATACTTTTAAACATTGTATGGCCAATCAGTTAATTCTCTGGTTAAAGCTGATCGACAGAATATCTTTGATATTAATTGGTGATCACAAACCTATTACAATCAAAGGTGAAAATTAGAGACCTATTTGTTTGAAATTATCTGCCACTTACATGGAATTAAAATTGCAGTTGATGATCTAATTTTGCTAACTTGAATAAAGGAAGGTAATAAATGCTGATACCTAACATGTTATACACACTAGGTCCATGCAGAATGGTGATCTGAAATTGCTGCTTTCTCCCATCCTCAGACCGAGACTTTGGAACTGAATGACCTCTACAGACAAACTTTAAAAAACtgtaaaaaataaatttgtttatgCGTTCAGATTATCAATAATCACTACATGGCCATCTCTTTTTCAGATGGAAATTTCAGAAATGGCTGCAGTTGGTGGAAATGAACATAAGCAGGAAACGATTTGCATTTTAGGCACTGGGGATTTTGGCCACTCTTTGGGCATGAGGCTGCTCAAGTCAGGTTATCCAGTGGTATTTGGGAGTCGAAGCCCACAGGAATCTTCCCTGCTACCAAGTTGTGCTCAGATCTTTACCCACACTGAGGCCCTGAAAAAAGCCAAGATCATTTTCCTGGCAGTTCACAGGGAGAACTATGACTTCCTCCCAGCTCTGTCCAGTTTTCTTGATGGAAAGGTCCTGGTGGATGTGAGCAACAACCTCAGAAAGAATCAATATCCTGAATCCAATGCTCAGTACCTGTCCAAGCTGGTCCCCAAAGCTATTGTAGTGAAGGGGTTTAACACAGTCTCAGCCTGGGCCCTTCAGTCAGGCAGCCTGGATGCCAACAAGCAGGTAAGATCACTACAAGACTACTTATTATATGTTGCCCACACTGATCAactaattacatttttaaaaataattatcaccAGTTCTGCTAATTATATAGAATTGTAGCATCCATAGTAAAAACGATTGTGTGTTGTTCctcacacaaaagtgctggaaaaactcagcagatcacgcagagTTCATCagatacaaatatatatataaaaccaaaatttgggcctgagcctttcatcaaggtataagcaaaaagcaggcacgcacctgaataaaatggtaggtaCAAGAGGGAAGTAGGGGCAGAGAATGcaccacaggccaacaggcaagtggatatgggtgggggggaggggaagaaaaaaaaggatgagaagacaaagggggagggaaaagcTCGCTGAATCAAGAGGGAAGtaggtggagagctagaggaaagaagacacagtgataaggaaagagagagagagagaaaaaaagagagagaggaggggcttaatggaaactggagagattgatgtaaatgccatccatttggagagtgcccagacagaatatgtgttgttcctccaatttaccatGGCCCTGGTTTAGGAGTGCATGAagttatggacagacatgtcattgttggaatgggtgcagaattgaactagttggccactgggaggtccccactATTGCAGCTGACATAGTGAAGATGCTCCACACAATGATCTCCTAGACTAAGTCCAGTTTCTAAGATGTGGAGAAAGCCATAACAGGAGCATATGATGCAGTAGCTGTTCCCTTAAAATTCATGTAAGACTGTTTGGGTCCCTGAatgatggagagggaggaggtgtgggcacaagtgaagCATTTTCTGCAGTCACagtggtaggtaccaagggggagaTTATGAGAAGGGAGTGTGGATGAGGATGTAATGGAGGGAGCAGCCCCTGTGGAaggtagagaagggaggagaggggaagatgtgctcAGGGGTGGGATCACTTTGTATATTTTGGAGGATAACATGTTGGATAGTTCCACCAAGCCAAAGATGTTGCTATTGGTACCCACataggtcccagctatgcctgccattTTGTTGGCTATGAGACCAAAAAACTATAAAATATAGAAGAAAAtgtaggccattcatcccattgtATCAGCTCTGCCTTTTCATTATGTCTGTCCTGCCAAATGAGCTGATCCACTCTACCACTTGGAACTcttcccctgccttctccacaaaacctctgatgccctaaTTATAGCTATCAATCTCAGCCTTATATACACCCAAAAACCTGGCCTCTACAGCCGCCCatggcagaaaattccagaagtttatcactctctggctaaagaaattcctccacatttttttttaaatactttattttcaGCATGGATCAAGAAACAACCATTACTTAATGcataaattgaaatgaaagaaaaaaaaagatcaatggcACAAGTTGTCCAAATGTTCAAACAGTCCCATCCCCTCTCTGCCCCAAACAAAGCCCCGAAGAAGAGAAAAGAATGAAAGAGTAGATAGATATGAATAAAGAAAACAGCAAagtaagaaagaaaagaagaatgaaggAACTGTCAGTATCCAGTTCATAGGATCTAATTCCTTTTCTTACCTCGATCTCTAGTAGGGGAAAGAACCAGGACATAGAACTCAGAAACAGAATAATTGtccctaaatattcaaccctgccttctgcaaatatggctgccatacatACAAAAACATATTATATTTCTTCCTTAAGTTGTAAATAATTTTCTCTAGGGGAACACAACtaggcatttccacattccatcaggCTATATCCagaggggaatcagacttccaagtaaccacaatacatttcctggccatcgccaatgcaattttaagaaattataATTTGACACTTTGACAGTTTCGTTTAAGATTTTATGTCCACAGTATTTcctaggagaaacaattctggatttTGTCGTAATTTTTTCCCAATAATTTGatctaataaaattcttaaattttcccaaaaggcTTTAATTTTAGAGCATGGCCAGGTGGAATCTGAAAAGGTTCCCATCTTTTCaccgcatctaaaacatatatccgattatattagaatttaatttatgtaatttctacaggcaaaattattttgcaccaatttatacTTTACACTAATTGTATTGGTCATGCAATCCTGATATAAATTGGACCAGTTCATATcaccaatactaatattcaagtctgatttccatctttgttttgatttatataactcctACTTAGAAGTGCCCatctgaagtaaggaatacattgtAGATGTAAACTTCCTCATCTTCCCCTTTCGaatcagaatctccatttcagTGCCCTCTGGAAACATCACGGTCGGtcctaattcatctctgaaaacACATCGCAGTTTGAAATGGcttcccttcaatcctgaagttgtgcccttttgtccttgcTATAAGCCTACACAGGCATGGTTCCTCAACTCCCTGCCCCAAGACACAACAAGGAGAGGATTCTCCTTGATCTCATGAACCAgactccaccttctgcagggactattccctccatgacttcctcagCCACTAATTCCTTTCCATTAGTCATGTCCTTGGTTCCTTCCTCTTTGAACATACAA
The Narcine bancroftii isolate sNarBan1 chromosome 1, sNarBan1.hap1, whole genome shotgun sequence genome window above contains:
- the steap4 gene encoding metalloreductase STEAP4 isoform X5, coding for MEISEMAAVGGNEHKQETICILGTGDFGHSLGMRLLKSGYPVVFGSRSPQESSLLPSCAQIFTHTEALKKAKIIFLAVHRENYDFLPALSSFLDGKVLVDVSNNLRKNQYPESNAQYLSKLVPKAIVVKGFNTVSAWALQSGSLDANKQSKKNKTMELNKVQSWRVDVYFALGMMGFGLYVLLGITSLPSVSNVVNWREFRFVQSKLGHVTLLLCTAHTAVYGWDRFLQSKRYKWKLPQAYMLGMVIPCIVLVLKLILITPCVDRIVTKIRQGWERKPKHKQALV